The DNA segment gattcaactattttgtgtgtaaaatattttctacaTACACAAGGGTATATACACAtttttattgatacaagagttgatagtgagtaagttatcagaaaacgctcctcaataagtgaaataagaataatacaacgcaaactatatctatctcaaaatgaataaagattaaggctcaacacttagagaaaagagaatgaaaactttgaatgaatgttatatgctcttggtgttgtgaatttaaagctctcaaataatttatttataggcatatgagacttcatatttaaatttaaaaagattcacattcaaagacaacatcattcactttttcaaaaaattcaaataaaagttttttcttttttcatttgtcaaagacaacatcattcacttttcaaaaatttcaaacctaatttttttacttttcgcatatgacaaatTGAGtgctatttacttttcaattttttcaaataaaatcatctactttttacataaatcaaaaagagtatcaatcaattttgaaaatatttaaacaaagcatgcatatgtaaaagatgacaaccaatcatttttaatatttttaaaatttaaaattttaatcatgtcatgcacatgtgaaagatgaaaatcaatcatctttcaaattttcaaatttaattttcaaaatattcatgcacatgtgaaaaatttattttaatgttttatgataaaatattaattttaaactttaattctaattttgaattttttaatagatttacaacattattctatgagcTGTAATGTGAGAttgtttccttcttactcatacttagttctttgatgtgcttgacttcattctgtaaataacttgagtttgaaactcttttattttttgaattcatttgttatcattaaaatcaatctataaatatataattatataaaatttaaaatcttgagttcaataTAGAGCATTGTTTACagtctgttttttgtttttaaatgttgGAGACCTGCTTTATTTTGACAATCAATGGGAACTACTTTCAACTAGTCTCTTTTGTCTCTCTCTACTGTGTTTATGAATGTGTTTTCTATGTTGATGAGACTTGTTGGCTTGTTGCCCCAAGTTATTATTTCTCATCTGTTGcttaatattttgattttgatttttatcaTCACTTCTTGTTGCTTGGCCTGTAATGGCTGGTGCTATTCAATGTCATATGGCAAAGTTATGGTTCCCAAAAATGATCGGTTCAAGTTTTTGCAACTCCCAAAAAAGTCATCAAGGGGAAGAAAAGGAGATAATTTTTCAGGTAGAGGAAAGGGTAGGCTTGTGACTGTTGGCAGTTGGAGAGGAGACTTGAATACAATGGCGAAGCTGGTGGATGTGCATAACTCTCAGGTTTAGGTTATTGTTTTTGAGATAGAACCATTTGCTATCAGCCTTGGGCCATTGGAACCACAACCACCCCTTCAGTCAGCCGATACAACCATGTTAAATTCCATTGTTAAACAGCCAACCTAGCACTTTGCATAATTATTGCCACGCCAGGTTTCGAGGATCTGCACGAGGCACGATCTCCATTGCAGGAAGATTTTCTTCCAGGAACATGAGTAGGTTGTTTGAGACTTTGAGTAGTGCAGTTAGGCTAGTCTTTGTTCTTTGTTGTTTACCATTTCTGGAAAGAAATTCTCTCTGTACCATGATTTGGAGCTGTTCTTGAGAGTTAAATCTGTGTAACCCCATGGTACAGGGATGTTAAAACAAGTTCACtaaaaaaaacctaaaagaAATCATTTTCGAATAATGCTGTAAACATGTTGTATTTCCAGTCTAGCTGCAGAAATGATTTAGGGCCGTTGGAATAAAATAAGTTTCAGCTGATCACattgttacaatttttttaaatttttacataaaatataataaataatttaattttttaaatttttaaattttttaaataataataatattaaaaactaatattaaaatagtATTTTACCTTACTGTCCAATCCGCAACTTGAACCAAATTCAATAAGATTGCAGCTGGGCGGCCTCATTTTCCGCTGTATATCCCCGCGTCCGAACATCCCGATTCCTTTGCCCTGCGCCAACACGCGGTTAAACCCAACAACCCACAGAAAACTCGAATCAAGATTCAAAACAAAAGTATTCACAGAGAAAACAGGCCTCAGTTGGTAGGGTTTTAGCATCTTTCTGTGCGAAAAATGGTATAGCTTTGAAGCCTCAATGTCTGGGAATCCCACATCCTATAACAATCCAACGTTCATTCTGCGACAAACCGCCGAATCCCAATCCTCTTCTGGCGATATTGCTTAAGGAACCAAGTTCCCGAATTAAAGTTGTATTAGATTCAGAGGACTCTTCTGCCCTCAATAGCTTCGGGTATTCCTGGGAAGCACTCCTCACTTCTCTCGGGTCTTTGTCTCCTCAGAAGGCCAAGCTGGTAATTCTCTCGTatactctctctttcttctcacCGTTTTTTTGTTGTCACTTTGCACCCTTCGGTCGCCGGGAAAGCAcggagaaagaaatgaaaaggaagaaaTCTTGAAACTTTATCATAAAAATGGAAAGTGAATTCTTTTCAGGTGTCAGAGTCATATTTGTTTCTTTCGTACGTTTTCTAAGCAACCAAACGGAACTGTAAGATTCATCTACCCCCAATTTCTGAAAATTTAACACAAGAAAATGTAGGAATCCACAGAAATTGTTGATTTACATTAAAGTTGTGACTTGTGAGCTTTTATCAAGTGTTGATCACTGGTCAACATATTGGTCATGAACCAAAAACACAAAATCGTGTGTGTAAAAAGAGAACCTGAAAATCACTTTGACTCACTAGAGTAAGAATTTCACTTTTGGAATCCGTGTACTTTGCAGGCATCAAAATATGGTATTTTTATGAATCTCTGCGTGAACTTGTCATCACTGTATTCCCATCTTTTCCTGGTTCTTCAACTCACTGTTGTGCTCATAATATTCCATTGTTTGATTGATCAGGTTTTGGAGTGGAGATTAGAGAAAATGCTGAAGGATAATGTGAGAGACCATGATTCCTTCTCTGAGTTGATGTCCCTCTGTGGAAAAGTTCAGAGTCTCCCTCTTGCCATGCGTGTCTTTACTTCTATGGAGGCTCATGGAGTGAAGCCAACTTCTTCTGTCTTCAATTCGCTTATACATGCTTGCTTGTCTTCGGGTAATTTATTGACAGCCCAGAGCTTATTTGAGATGATGGAGAGATCAGAGGGCTACAAGCCTAATTCTGAAACTTACGATGCTTTCATATTCGTGTTTTCAAAATGGGGAAATGCTGCTGCAATGCAAGCTTGGTACTCTGCCAAAAAAGCTGCCGGGTTCTCTGCTGATATTCAAACCTATGAATCTTTGATTTCGGGTTTTGTTAAAGGAAGGAATTACGATGGTGCtgataaattatttgaagaaatgaaGGTGTCCGGAATAATGCCCAACATAGCCATATTGGATAATATGCTCGAAGTGCTTTGCAAGCGGAGAAGTTTTGGTCAAGTGAAAGAGTTCATTAACTTTGTGCTTGATGGTGAGCGGGAAATTAGTAGCCGAATGGCTGAGAGACTTATGAAGTTTTATGTCGAAGTGGGGACCGTGGACGATATGGAGGAGCTCCTTGTAACTTTGATGAATGCCAATCAAATTTCCGAGATTTTGTCACGGGTACACAGTGCGATCATAGGGATGTATGCAATGCAAGATAGATTGGGCGATGTAGAACATTCTGTTGATAGGATGTTAAAACTGGACTTATCATTCAACAGTCCTGATGATGTTGAGAAGGTAATTTGTTCTTACTTCAGGAGGGCAGCTTATGACCGGCTAGACGTATTTTTGGAACGTATAAAAGGTTATTATGTGCCCAGAAGGTCGACTTACGATTTGTTGATAGCTGGTTATCGAAGAGCAGGTTTATCAGAAAAATTAGATATTGTGATCAAGCATATGAAATCAACTGGATTGTCATAGCAACCTACCTGTATTGTGTTTGCAGCAAACTGCTATGATCTGCAATGTGCATCTATGTATAGTAGCATCGGATGACATGTATCCTAATGCCTTTGTGCCTTCAAACATAAAGGGTTTGGCTCATGTCAAGAGAGATAAAAGTCAGGGGAAATGGGATGCTGAATTATGTGTCACACTGTTATTCAAAAATAAGTGGGAATTCCTCTTTGCACTTGTAGGACTGAACTCCTGGATAGTCGTTCATCGGGAGAATTTTTAACCGAAGTTCGCACTTCTGGAAACAGCTCTTTACATGTTCAGAGAGTACGTACGGAGCAATGTCTGGAATCTAGTCAAGTCTTTCAACGACAGGCTATAGACCAGGACATTAAtgaaagatttattttttcccccttttacTAACAGAAGTTGAATCGAGTAGAGATGAGACTGGGGGACCTCTAAccgaaatttacaaaaaatcccAGGACCCATAAAATCTAGAAAGACTTTACTGAAGCAGCACTTTTACGAAATTACATCAATAAAGGCTCAAAGCTCAAAATCTCACGTCTCATGAACTTTTTCATCACTATGCACTTACAAGAGTATTACAACGAAAGATAGGAGGAAAATCTATCATTCCCGATCTAATATAACAACAGGCAAATCTCATAACCCTTGAGCAAACAAAATTGAATGAACATGATAGGATAACAAGTAATGTCAATTTCCTTGTATTCCAATTGGAAATCAGTTCAATGTGAGACCAATTGTTCAATACTTCCCACATCCCAACTTTAAAAACAGAAGTTGGTATTTGGAGGTTCTCAATGAACTCTTTACTTTTCTGAAATGTATCTCCACTATGATCAGAGCAAGGTTCAGGATGAAAGATGAAACGGGTTGACGAGAAATTAGCCACTTTGGCCTTTTTGTTCCTTCAAAGGTAGAAAAGATTTCAACCATTGCTTCCAAGGAGCATCCTGTTGTTGCTCAATCCATGACAAAAAACAACTATCCACCAGGCAGAAAAAGTTGTCATAAAGAAGCTGATACCTCACGGGTATGTATCGGAAATTTGCAACTTGAAGAATTGGCCATATGCCTCCTTCCAGAATCAAGGCTGGGAGAAAGTCCCTCTTCACATCTTCCTTTATTTGAGGGGCACTCTTTCCAGTTGAAAACCCCATGTAAGTGAAAAAAAGGAGTAAATCCAATGGGCCAAAGATGATCCCATCAACAGCAACTTTAGTAGCAACAAATCGAAAGGAATTGGGTTGCAATAAGAGGTGAAATCTTATAAATCGATCCAAACCTTCGTACCTACaaatgagaaagagaaaaaggattTATAGAGTAATGTACCCTTTTTGCTTTTTTGAGAATGTGGAAAACTCTCAGACACCTCACCTATGCCAGTGGGCGACTGCATGTTAAGCTCACTAAAAAACTTCCAACTTCAATTGGTTTTGGGTTTGCTCAAGACTGAGCGAGAGAGGTAGGAATTAAGAGCTTCAACAAAAGACAACCAATGGGTTTGACTGAACGAAAATGCATTTAAACAGTGGTTGTGGAAGAATAATTCAAACCTAACTCTAGAAACAGCTAATGCACATGTATAGGAGTGCATGCTTTATAGCCTTAATCCCATGAGCAGCAAATGACAAAGTTAGTGAATTATAGTAATGCATTCAGCTTTACTTTTGGCAAGTTTCTTGTAGATTTCTAAGTGTCAGATATTGCATGCAACCTGTGTAATTACGCAATGCCTTTTATGATAAAACCCtcgattaatttaaaaagaaaatctaaataATATCAACAAGCCCTAAGATAAATTCCTGTTTTATTTTGATCAACAGCAAAAACCAATCTGTCACTAAAAAGTTTGTTTCTCAATGAGTAAGGTACACTTACCAGAAGTGACCAACTGGCCCAACAAATCCAAACCCAAACACACTGGTTGTAGCCACTCGTTTCCAATAGATTTTCAGTTTCTCATCTTCATCCTGATGAATGAAAGATGGAGCGGTTATCTTTGAACAAAAATAGACAAGTAATGCTACGAACTTTCTGTTATGTAATAAGGCCAAAGATACAAGTCACATAatgtgagatgagaattttcaaatattaagaATTGCAAAATGCCAGTTTTTACTAACcttgtttggttatacagatgagccgagatgagataagaaatatGTGAAGAGTAGtgatataatttgttaatagtagtaaaatggtttgagttaagatgttttataagattttgagaaatgaaatcaaagttgaataaaaatattataaagttaaaatattatttttttaatatgatttttgttttgagatttgaatttttttttttttttttttataggtaaaagagattttattgatccaagTAAAAAGACAAAGCCTgagtatacaggaagtatataagaaagagcctaattacaaactacgtGCTATGGaaagtagcataaaagtcattaaagcTCATTCCGTTCAATAGAATAGAGGAGGCCCATAGTaacaaagaatgaaagaaaaaatccctaaatcCAGCCAAAGAGCGTTCCCTATCCTCAAAGCAGCGCGCGTTTCTTTcattccatgtgcaccacattagacaTAGCGgtatcatcttccaaacagcggcaatttagatttgaaaaagttgaattgttttttatattttgtttggaagtttgggaaatttgtaatgattagttgaaaatttgaaattgaaaagtgtttgtgtttgaatggtgcttggatgttgagatgagatgagatgggttgagacCATATGTGAAACCAAATGGGGCCTAATATTACCTATAGCAAGACAAAAAGGAAGAAACCGAAGCATGACTAACCTAAATTCGAGAATTTGTGCAGAAATGGTGTGCCAAATGGCTGCCCAATAATCTGTATAG comes from the Carya illinoinensis cultivar Pawnee chromosome 8, C.illinoinensisPawnee_v1, whole genome shotgun sequence genome and includes:
- the LOC122318681 gene encoding pentatricopeptide repeat-containing protein At3g48810-like — protein: MSYGKVMVPKNDRFKFLQLPKKSSRGRKGDNFSGRGKGRLVTVGSWRGDLNTMAKLVDVHNSQQQPTENSNQDSKQKYSQRKQASVGRVLASFCAKNGIALKPQCLGIPHPITIQRSFCDKPPNPNPLLAILLKEPSSRIKVVLDSEDSSALNSFGYSWEALLTSLGSLSPQKAKLVLEWRLEKMLKDNVRDHDSFSELMSLCGKVQSLPLAMRVFTSMEAHGVKPTSSVFNSLIHACLSSGNLLTAQSLFEMMERSEGYKPNSETYDAFIFVFSKWGNAAAMQAWYSAKKAAGFSADIQTYESLISGFVKGRNYDGADKLFEEMKVSGIMPNIAILDNMLEVLCKRRSFGQVKEFINFVLDGEREISSRMAERLMKFYVEVGTVDDMEELLVTLMNANQISEILSRVHSAIIGMYAMQDRLGDVEHSVDRMLKLDLSFNSPDDVEKVICSYFRRAAYDRLDVFLERIKGYYVPRRSTYDLLIAGYRRAGLSEKLDIVIKHMKSTGLS
- the LOC122319199 gene encoding protein Mpv17-like, yielding MLKLWKWYQNCLAVHPVKTQVISSGIIWGFGDIAAQTITNYTAKKHHQVQDEDEKLKIYWKRVATTSVFGFGFVGPVGHFWYEGLDRFIRFHLLLQPNSFRFVATKVAVDGIIFGPLDLLLFFTYMGFSTGKSAPQIKEDVKRDFLPALILEGGIWPILQVANFRYIPVRYQLLYDNFFCLVDSCFLSWIEQQQDAPWKQWLKSFLPLKEQKGQSG